The sequence gagccaactcactggaaaagaccctgatgctgggaaagattgacagcaaaaggagaagagggtaacagaaggtgagatggttagatagcatcaccaactcaatggacatgaatttgaacacactctgggagatagtgaaggacagaggagcctggtgtgctgcagtccatgggctcacaaagaatcagacacgacttagtagcTGAACAAAACAACAGCAGTCAAGGGCATCTATGGattaacttcatttaaaaaacaataaaactagcAACTTCAAAATTCAACCTGTAGTTTTTCAATTATAAGTCCTCATGGTTTGACAATTATTGGGGGGCCAGTTGAATAGGAGAAGCCCATGGAGAAAATGCAGATAACTGGTTGTCAGAGGAAGACCTGGAGTTGTTTTCTCAATGGACTGTTCATTTCCTATTTCCTTCCTGTTAGGTCTCCTTCCAGTGGTGCTGTATTTTGAGGTGGATACTGTTCCCACATTTGTTTCTCCCAGAACTGGAAGCCATAGTGTGTAATTCCAAACTTTTAAAAGGCTTCCCTCTCCAGTCAAGAATCTGCAAGACATCTGGTTTGAGAGGGCACCCTCATTCACTGTTAATATATACATGTAAGCTGATCTATGTGTATACTCTGCTTTCTGGAAACCTATGGAGTCTCACGCTAATTAAATTTCCCCTAGAGTTTCTCAAAATCTAATTACTCAGTGTTGCCGGCTTTTCTCATAGACCCCCTGTCAAGTGATAGAACACTTTAGTGCGATTTGTTCCAACGACCTTTGAGGGAGGGGTTAGCATGAGGCTTTCGATTACAATTTCAGGGAGCTCGGTGCTGAGAGATGCCCTTCTACCAAAGGAATCTCAAATAAACCTTAAGGATGCAGCTGAAGAGCAGAGGACCTACCAGCACAGGCTTGCTTGGGCTATATAAAAGCCATTCcccttaaaaaggaacaaaataatgccatttgcagcaacgttgacctagagattgtcatgctgagtgaaataagtcagacagagaaagacaaatatcatatgatattgcttatatctggaatctaaaaaaagggtacaaatgaactcatctacaaaacagaaatagagcacagacatagagaagggtaggggggagggataaattagaagattgagactgacatgtatacactactatatataaaataaacaactataaggacctgctgtagagcacagagaactctattcagtattctATAACGGcttatatggaatttaaaaaggagtgggtatatgtatatgtgtaactgcttcactttggtgtacacttgaagctaacacaacactgtaaatcaactatacatcaataaaatttttttaattaaaattttttttaattaaaaattttttaaaaaatgaagctgcTCCTGACCAAGCAAGGGCAGGACAGGGGTTGAGACATCCTTTGTTcagagggtgacagagggtgtGGGCAACAGGCAGGCGGAAGCAAAAATGAGAGGAAGGAGTCCACTTGGGCAAAcgattccttttcttcttccaccACAAGTTGACAAGGCTGCATCCATCAATTCAGCATATCATAAATGAGTTTACACATACTTTGGTGAGTGGtgcacatttgtttttttctcacctCTCACATTTAGAATCTGGTGGAGATgaacagactttttttcttttaatttgtgaaTCTTAGCTCTTATTTTAGATGGTTCAAATGTTCCTTCCATACCCAGTGAATATAAAACAGGAAACTCTGGCACTGGAGAAGCAAAGGTATGATTAAGATGTGATGCACCTTTTGgaaacatatttaaattatttggggACACACGTTCTCAGTCACATGGTCACAGTTTTACAACTTGATTGAATTCTCTTATTTGATTCAGCATAAGGCTTTGTACCCTTCAAAAAAACTAACTCATCAAGGGACTTGTTtggcactccagtggttaggactccatacttccactgcagggggcccaggttctatccctagtcagtggccccccccccaaaaaaaaaccccaaaactcatCAAATGGAAGCCTGTTCTCTTAGGTCAGGTTCTTCCAGAAGTAGACTCTGAGTCAAGGGTTCAGGTATAGGAGATTTATTATGGGAATACTCCCAGGAGACACCAGTAATTGAATGAGAGAAGGAGGGCAGGGAAAGGAAGGAGCCAGGAAAGGGTGAGATAGTGAAACCCCAGCTTTGACCTGACCAGGAGGGGAGCTCTTGTACTTGAATCATGCCTCAGAGCATGTCCTTCCTGGAAAGAAGGAAGGTGGACTTTTGGACTCCCAAACCACTTGGTCACTGGCCTTAGGTCAAAGGGATGGCCTAAAGGCAATAAAACCACCAGACACTGCCAGCTCTCCATTTGGACTGGACTGGCTCCAGGACCAGATCACAGATGCCAGCCTTGGCCTGCAAAGCACTTAGCTGGGGGCTGGGCACACCAAGCTGGCAAGAGACCTGATGGGTTCTGGGTGATGCACCAATGGTATTGGCCACAGGGAtactctcctcctgcccccatacACCTGCTCTCACCACCAGGCACCAGTTACTGGTCTTTCATCAAGTTCTGCTGCAAGAGGAAATGAATAATATCTTTCGAAAGTCCTGGGGTCAGCTTTTCATCCTGTAGAGACGTACTTCCTTCTCTGACTGGGTAGAAGTGGGCATCCCTGGAATGTTTCTGTAAGATGGAGCAGCCATTCTGGTTGAAGATGACCCGGGCCATCTGAAAACTGCGGAGGGTGTACGTTTGGTTCTCCTGGTCCTTCAGTTCATTGATTTTCTGAGACAGGCACTGGCAAACAGATGTGGAGAGTGTATTTCCAGAAGCTGGCTGTGGATTGCCAAATACTTCATAGAATTTATCCAGAGATTTCCGAAGTCCATCATCCTCTTCCTTGGTTTCTGGTTGGCCCTTCACAGAAGGGTAAAGCCAGGAGTTCTCAGAGGTCCAGGAATCATTTTGCTCAGTATTTAGGTTACTGCTGTCTGCAAGACAAAATACATTCCAATCttcaaacacatattttaaaatatcagaaagcaAGGCAAGAGCAAATGATATTTCTTTTCAGTTAACATACTCACTGTTCCTTGgtcctggatgaagcacaagctggaatcaacactgctgggagaaatatcaataacctcagatacgcaaatgacaccacccttatggcagaaagcgaagaggaactaaagagcttcttgatgaaagtgaaaaaggacagtgaaaaagcaggcttaaaactcagcattcaaaaaatgaagaatcatggcatccagtcccatcacttcatggcaaatagggaaacaatggaaacagtgacagactttattttcttgggctccaaaatcactgcagatggtgactgcagccatgaaattaaaagacgcttgctccttggaagaaaagatatgaccaacttagacagcatattaaaaagcagagacattactttgcctacaaaggtctgtagaaagctatggtttttccagtagtcatgtatggatgtgagagttggaccataaagaaagctgagtgccaaaaaattgatgcttttgaactgtggtgttggagaagactcttgagagtcccttggactccaaggagatcgaaccagccaatcctaaaggaaatcagtcatgaatattcattggactgatgctgaagctccaatactttggccacctgatgtgaagaactgactcactggaaaagaccctgatgctgggaagggttgaAGGCAGTGGGAGATGGGGACgtcagtggatgagatggttggatggcatcaccaactcaatggacatgagtttgagcaagctccgggagatggtgatggacagggaggtctggcatgctgcaatccatggggttgcaaagagtcggacacaactcagcaactgaactgaactgttccttAGTAACTGGCAATGAGTAGAATAACCTGATTTCAGAATCTGTTCCCACTATCTAGGGATTATGCCACTCATTTCCTCAAAATAAGAATATCTTACTTGCATGTATCAGGCAGGGGTTCTTAACCTGGGAGTCTTTATATAGAAATTCAGGATGTTTATGAACTAGAATGGGGGAAAAACCTTATTTTCATTAACCTCTACCTGAAATTAAGAATTTCCTTCCATAAAGAATGTAGGCAACAAACTtattagcagcagcatctgtgaCTCTGTTACCAACAGATCAcagctatttttatttcatattaaacTTTAttgaagatgttttaaaatatcacttatgCTTATCACTATGTATGGACCAAACCGTCCTTccagaattcatatgttgaaggccTAATTCCTAGTGTGACTGTAATTGGAGATGGGACTTTAAGGTTATTAAGGTTAAATTAAGTCATAAGGGTGAGGCCCTAATCAGACAGGACTTGAaagccttataagaagaggaaaagatccctctctccccttcacaccccctccccacccccatgtgcAAGAACCAAGGAAAGGACATGTGAGCATGTAAGCACACAATGAAAAGGTGATCTTCTGTAAGCAAGAAGGAAAGCCCGTGCTCACACCCTGATCTCAGGcttccagcccccagaactgtgagaagataTATGCATTTCTTTTGTGTGAGCCTCCCAGTtgatggtactttgttatggcagcctgagtaGTCGAAAACACACTGCTCTGAAATCACCATAGTTATTACTTCTGATACTAGATCTTATTATATAAGTGTTAATAAAAAGCATTATATATTGATAACAATATCAtatctttgttctttgttttaataactatttttcaatattttttccttagtaatcctatatattttaattcatgtatttaaaaacaCTATTCTGAGAAGTTGAGAGGCTGCACCAGAGGCCAAAGGAATTCATGGCACAAACACAGCAATGACCCCTAACATACAGTTTTGGGCCTTTATACAGttcagacattttcttttctactccCTATAAGAATCCTTTAGACTCTTTACCTCTAAATTAAAGTTACcattttttgtgctttttaaaggAGGGGTAACAAATTAAGTGAtttaataataaagaagaaaccaGATCTAAAGACAAATCTTAGTTCTTGATCTAACCTGTTCCTCTCTGGACACCCTAATTCTTAACATAGGAATCCTTTAGGTCATTTGAAACAATGTTCCTATTGATGTGTTCTAGAAAAGACTTTATacaaaaaattaatttgcaaGTTGCAGAATTCCTTATACAGCTAgcagttttattctttaaaatttcatactttaaatcaaactgtattttccttttttcactaCGACATAAGCTTTATTAAATTGCTAGCTTTAATTTCACACACACCCTACCCTTGCTAACTCAATTAatagttataataaaaatatttgtacttGCTAAAGATGAAGAAAGTTGAATGGCGCACTGGGTGAAGTTTAAAAAAGGAGGCAGGATTTGATGTTTTGACTCTAGTTTTCCTACCAGGTAGACATGACATCTTTCTGAGCTTTggctttctcatccataaaacaaGAGTTTTACTAAATGATCTCTTTCCCAGAACTTCCATGGTAATACAGGGAATGGAAAAGTATAATCCAAAGCATTAGAGTATACAAAAAGAACATGCACTTAAGTTCTGTGAGACATATGCAGGGCCACACGTGGACAAGCACCCACTAATTCAACACACATTTAAGAGCAATCTAATGATAACAGTGTAACTCATTACAAGTTGCTACAAAATACACAGAGGATGCTGAAGACCATGGCCTTCACCTGAGACTCACATTTCAACTGGACCTCAATTAGAAAGAGAAGACATACTTCTAGACATCAAAAATACtcacaggatgtgtgtgtgtgtgtgtgtgttgtaaatACACAAAGATAGGATGATATTGACTGGGGACAGTATGGATACAAAGGACAAATGCAGTGTTAGGGAAGGATCAGCATGTAGCAGAAACAGTGAGGGGTGCCTCTTTGGAGAAGGTTACATGCAGTCTTATTATGAAGGGACCAGCAATCAGAGACCATGGAAACAGAAGGAGGGTTAGTGAACAAGGCCATGTGGCAAGAAGAAGCAGAAACTGAATAATTCCATGGCTGGCATCAACATCCTCCTCTACTAGTTGGCTATATCTTCAGCAGCCTGAGATGCAGcatggaggcagaaggagagagaatTCATAGAGTGGCCAGACAGATTCCTGGGGCAGACAACAGACACCATGGCTTTCTAAAGAATTTAGTGGCAGAGATGGTATATCCATTACACTGGATTTCAGCAAGTCTAAAACTATGTCCCAGGCCCctcaatcataaaaaataaaatacaattttttaaaaagaaaaagaaatttcctttgttgttgatATGCCCAGAACTTCTGCCTAAATTCCCCCCCAATAAGCCCCTTAATGAACTGCAGCCTCCTGGATGGGTGGAGGGTGAGGGAGGCAGAAGCTGGCTTCTTTCTGGTCCTGGTGTCAGAGAAACAGCAGGAGAGGACTTCCTAGCCACCCAACTTGGAATGCTAAACACACTTTCAAATAGCAACTTTCTTATCCACACAGGTCAATAGGTTCTATAATGTGGAAGGTAATGTGAATAGACAGAGTGGAAAGTTTGGGATCATCTAAAGCAGAGTGATTCATAACACAGTTTCCAAAGTCAAGTAGACCCAAATTCAAATCCCTGCTCTGCCAAGTTCAAGTTGTGCAAACACGGAGTaaattacttaacatctctgagactcagtttcttcatgtgaaaaatggaaatactaCCAGTTATCAGCTAATGATTCTCATGTTGTGAGAACTGACTAAGATAATACATGCAAAGCACTTAACCCACCTTGAAGAATGGCTGATTCCAGGCTGGTGATAGGGAAGTATAAGCCCGGAACATGAATccataaaataattgaaagttTGATGAGAAACAGGCTATTTACAGCTCATAGTACCTCCCCATAAGATACTTATTagttatgaaaggaaaaagaataacttGATATATAGTGGAGAAGCATGGCAAGTATCACCATACACAAGGGATCTAAGAGCAACATCAGTAACAGGACAAATCAAAATCATGTGTGACCTGATCCAGTGAACAGGAAGGCCCAGCATCACTTCTTGGATAGTCTTGCCAAAGGTGCAGCACCTGAACCAATTATGATGAAGCGGCAGACAAAACCAAATCAAGAGAAGTTCTACAAAATGAATGGCCCGTACTCTTCCGAAGTGCCAAGTTCATGAAAACCAAAGAAAGGCTGAGCAACTGTTCCAGACTGAAGGAGACTACAGAGACAGGACAACTAAATGTAGCATGGGATTTCCTTTGGCTCCTTTTGCAGAACATTCTTGGGCCCCTTGAATGGAGTCTGGGGATTAGATGGTAGTAAGGTGTTACTGTTACTTTTCTGATTTTCATGGTTTCATTGGACTTTGTAGGAGAATGTCCTTATTTGTAGGAAAATCAGAGGTGGTGGGCAACAAGTTGGCAACTTACTctcaaatcatgaaaaaaaagaaaaaacctttatATCATACTTGCAAATTTCTATGACTTTGAGAttgtttcaaggaaaaaaaaataaaacaaacctctGAAGGAATAATTGTTAAAATGTCTTGGGTAGCctactataaaattaaaacaatcataAAAGCCTTAGTCCAGGGATTGGCAAATATAGTTGCCTAACAAATGTACTGCCATTAGAGAGGTGaggggaaagggaaaagggaaggatCCCACCATGGCAGGGCGAGGTGTCCCTTTCCACCTTCTTTCCCACAGATGATCTGGTCCTGGGGGTAAAGGCAGgaagccaggggctggggagggtcaatgggaagaagtggggagagaaggagagctACACAGAGACACTCCAAGTAGTAGGGTGTGTACTTATTAAGTAGCTGGTCAATAACTTGGATATGCAGATTTAAAACTTCTCATCTGTGTTccatttttatgtttcatttaatttttgaaattcagTGTCCATGGAAGAACCTAAAAACCTAGCCTGTCATCTCTATTTTCAGGGATATGTCAAGCAGCTGGCAATTCATCTTCAAAGAGACCCTCCTTCCCCTTTCCAGAAGAGTAATGACAATATGGATTGAGTTATTTACTACGTCAGTTCTTTTGAACACTGCTTCTAGTTCATTTCGACTTtaattacctttaaaaatttgctttacCACTGACTACAAAGTCATCTCTTTAATCATGTGGCTGTGGTGAACTTTTGGATATATTACTGTTTCTTCACCAGTATACAAAGCCAGCCACTTCTTTTCCTGATGTACCTACACACAGACAGAAGATGGATATCTGATAACTTGGTCAGTTCCTGCTCAGTGGAGCATCCTCACAGCTATATTCAAACCCCACCTTATTCTACCTGTTGCTAGAGCTCAGACTTGTAGGGCTCTCAACTGGGGATAGAAATGTCTACTCCAGGGACAGTCTGGGGATGCTTTTGTGTCAGTGACTGGAAAGCGTTACTTGCATTTAGTGAGTGGGATCAAAGATGTAAATGTCCTACAAGGCATGGAAGAATCCCATATATCAGAGAATCATCCTTTCCCCAAATCCCAGTAATGCCCTACACTCCCAGGGAGCGACACTGGCTCAAAGGATTCTGGAAGGAGTGGGAACTGAATGCTGAATCCCACAGAGTTGTAACAGATTGATTTGCCTTGAGCTCTCCAAGGCATTTTTGCTATTGATACCTGCATAGTGAATGCCTTTCTAGGGGGTCACCTGTTTGCACCATGCATTCCTTCCCTCCAAGGCTTTGAGAcgcctttttattttctcagtgagGGCCCCAATCCTAATAATTCTGGCATTATATAAATTGGGTGGAATTTCCCTTTCTATTTCAATATGCTTTCGATGGTGAATAgatttctttaggatttgaaagaagaAAGCAGGAAGGATGGGGCTTGAGATCACAATGCTTTTGCATGCATTGCTTCCAGGGCAACTATCTACCAGAGGTAAATTGTTAAATTTTCTTTGACCAAAGAGAGTAGTgataatatatagatatttaagaTTCTTATAGACCTAAAAACTACTTTTATATCTTTAGGAGTTATAGATGCTATTTGAGTTTAGTAATCCAAGACAATCAATTAGCATGGAGCATTTGAGATTAATAGTTGTATTCTGAGATTAATGCCATTAGCCTTCAGAAAGCCAGATATTTAATGAGAGTTTCTCCCAGTAAATCTTCCAAGGCTACTACTTCTGTGGTTGATAAATGCACAGTGGTATTTTTATCTCTGTGAAACATTTTAGCCTTCaacttttaagtttcttttagATGGATTTGATATTTAGAACTCTGCCTCCTCCATGCAGAAGCATCAATAGCCGCCTACTCTGCCTtacttgcagagaaggcaatggcaacccactccagtactcttgcctggaaaatcccagggacgggggagcctggtgggctgccgtctatggggtcgcacagagtcggacatgactaaagcgacttagcagcagcagcagcagctgccttaTTTGTCCAGTTTCTTTTACCAGCAACTGCTAATTGGGAGGATCTGTGGCTTCAAGGATGTACAGAGCTGACAGAAATCTAACCCAACACTTAATAAAAATATGGAGAATGATCAGgatttaaagaaagaaggaatatgTGGTTTGTATAATCTCCTATGTTGCttgggcaggggtggagggagctGCCCCTTTCTCAGGGTGCTGCATGGCACTCCCAAGGGTAGCTCTGTTGCCTCAGTTTGTCTGTTGGAGGCTCCCTGGGTTCCGTGTGGCTCTAAGAAAAATTTATGGGCATGAGAACAAGGAGAATGGGAGAAGGGGAACACATCCTGGTGAGGGGTGGTCACTCACTAGCACACTTTGGATGCACTGACTCATCTCCTTCATGACGGCAGTCAGAGGCCTCCCAACGTCCCTACATGGGTGACCTACCAATTTTAGTATATCAGGGGCTGTGGCCCAAAGATCTGGGGCACCCCCTGTGAGGCTGCATCTTCCTGCTCCAAACCTCACttgcttttccttcctttatatcctcttctttcctcttattCTTGCTGCCTCACTCCATACTCTGGAGGAACAGAGGAGTGAGCAGGATCACTGGATGAACAAGAACAAGTCCTATATCCAGCCCTACAGACCCCAGGGAAATCAAACCGGTGCTGACACCTCTGCATCCTGACTTCTTTCCTGATCCTTGAGCATATCAAGAATGCTCCCGCCTcaaaaccaggacttccctggtggcccagtggctaagactctatgctcccaatgcaggggatccaggttcaacccctgaccagggaactagatcccatgtgctgcaactagagtcCACAGtcagcaacaaagatcctgcatgctgcaactaagactggtGCAgccagataagtaaataa comes from Bubalus bubalis isolate 160015118507 breed Murrah chromosome 14, NDDB_SH_1, whole genome shotgun sequence and encodes:
- the SHLD1 gene encoding shieldin complex subunit 1 isoform X1, which produces MATQETTPGSQTEESNALDLPSAYDIRDYVLQRPSQQTNSEAFSSEEACSIPCSSDVDPDSSNLNTEQNDSWTSENSWLYPSVKGQPETKEEDDGLRKSLDKFYEVFGNPQPASGNTLSTSVCQCLSQKINELKDQENQTYTLRSFQMARVIFNQNGCSILQKHSRDAHFYPVREGSTSLQDEKLTPGLSKDIIHFLLQQNLMKDQ